A genomic window from Leptospira fletcheri includes:
- a CDS encoding GGDEF domain-containing protein: MKIWDFINEDLLRAKSSQIREIRATDNGKTVRVLCISSILISALLIVQYSVSPGLPEGSIIQYLYILTFGTIAVFSIAWYFLLSAISDTKSLRILTNVYAVGATLLTTSLTLVDLAHITDYSAYCFGLLTLPLFVRTSIITYVLVVAVNFSWFLVGYEFVLNEKIDFSTVAPIIAFSTGSLFSSVIVEKARLKANFLQLQLEESNRNLLELSHKDQLTGLYNRRHLMEAMNTMLSASKRYDFPVSALLLDLDNFKKANDMLGHLTGDRLLSRIGGLLMGLVRDCDVAARYGGEEFCIILTNTGKDGALFVAERIRNRIESEIFEGIPWRVTVSIGISTLEPDQSAEDFLKVADEKLYQSKSGGRNRVSA; encoded by the coding sequence ATGAAAATCTGGGACTTTATCAACGAAGATCTGCTTAGGGCAAAATCCTCCCAAATCAGGGAGATACGTGCGACAGACAACGGCAAGACCGTGAGAGTACTCTGCATCTCCTCCATCCTGATCTCCGCATTATTGATCGTACAGTATTCGGTGTCTCCCGGACTGCCGGAGGGAAGTATAATACAATATTTATATATCCTCACGTTCGGAACGATAGCGGTCTTTTCCATCGCTTGGTATTTTCTGCTAAGCGCAATTTCCGATACGAAATCCTTGCGTATCCTCACGAATGTTTACGCCGTCGGGGCGACTCTTTTGACCACGTCCCTCACTCTCGTGGACTTGGCGCACATAACTGATTATTCCGCCTACTGTTTCGGCCTTCTTACCCTGCCCTTATTCGTACGGACCAGTATCATAACCTATGTACTGGTCGTAGCGGTGAACTTTTCCTGGTTTCTGGTCGGATATGAATTCGTGTTAAACGAAAAAATAGATTTCAGCACCGTCGCTCCGATCATCGCATTCAGCACCGGAAGCCTGTTTTCTTCCGTAATAGTGGAGAAGGCGCGGCTGAAGGCGAATTTTCTCCAACTGCAATTGGAGGAATCGAATCGTAACCTACTCGAACTTTCGCACAAGGACCAACTGACCGGATTATACAATAGGCGACATCTAATGGAGGCGATGAACACCATGCTTTCCGCGTCCAAGCGTTACGATTTTCCCGTGTCCGCCCTACTCTTGGATCTGGACAATTTTAAGAAGGCGAACGACATGCTCGGACATTTGACCGGAGACCGATTGCTCTCTCGAATCGGAGGATTGTTGATGGGCCTAGTAAGGGATTGCGACGTCGCTGCCCGATACGGCGGAGAAGAGTTCTGCATCATCTTGACGAATACGGGCAAAGACGGAGCTCTCTTCGTAGCCGAAAGGATCCGGAATCGAATAGAATCCGAAATCTTCGAAGGGATTCCATGGCGGGTCACGGTGAGTATAGGAATTTCCACTTTGGAACCGGACCAGAGCGCCGAGGATTTTCTTAAGGTAGCGGATGAGAAACTATACCAATCCAAATCCGGCGGTCGCAACCGTGTTTCCGCTTAA
- a CDS encoding acetyl-CoA hydrolase/transferase family protein, whose translation MNQRFTTAAQAVSSIRSNDRVFIHSVFAAPPLLIQALANRSRELKNVEIVHIHTEGEAPYSSPGMEESFKINALFVAANMRKAVEEGRADYVPVFLSECPSLFRKGILPIDVALISVSPPDKHGFCSLGVSVDIAKAAVDTAKIVIAQVNNNMPRTHGDGILHVSKIHSIVEGHTPLLEAATFPTSEVETLIGKHVAGLVEDGATLQMGIGAIPNAVLSCLSNHKDLGIHTEMFSDGAIPLIEKGIVNGLKKKKHPGKVVSGFVMGTKRLYDFIDDNPEVLLLDIAYVNDTSVIRKNPKVTAINSAIEVDLTGQICADSIGTRQFSGVGGQMDFIRGASLSEGGKPIIALPSTTSKGESRIVAMLKPGASITTTRAHVHYIVTEYGVADLYGKNLRQRANELIRISHPNHRETLERLAAERFKGF comes from the coding sequence ATGAACCAACGATTTACCACAGCCGCCCAAGCAGTATCTTCCATCCGGTCCAACGATCGCGTTTTCATTCATAGCGTTTTTGCGGCCCCTCCACTTCTCATCCAAGCCCTTGCCAATCGATCGCGAGAACTTAAAAACGTGGAGATTGTCCACATCCATACAGAAGGGGAAGCTCCTTACAGCTCGCCGGGTATGGAAGAAAGCTTTAAAATCAATGCGCTTTTCGTAGCCGCGAATATGCGCAAGGCTGTGGAAGAAGGTCGGGCGGATTACGTTCCCGTTTTCTTAAGCGAATGTCCTTCCCTATTCCGAAAGGGAATCCTCCCGATCGATGTCGCTCTGATCTCCGTGTCTCCTCCGGACAAGCACGGATTCTGTTCCTTGGGAGTTTCCGTAGACATAGCCAAGGCGGCGGTCGATACGGCAAAAATCGTGATTGCCCAAGTGAACAACAACATGCCGCGGACCCATGGAGACGGGATCCTGCACGTAAGTAAGATCCACTCCATCGTGGAGGGACATACTCCGCTGCTGGAGGCGGCGACTTTTCCTACTAGCGAAGTGGAGACGTTGATCGGAAAGCATGTGGCGGGATTGGTCGAGGACGGCGCAACATTACAGATGGGAATCGGAGCGATTCCGAACGCGGTACTTTCCTGTTTGTCGAATCACAAAGATCTAGGAATTCACACGGAAATGTTTTCGGACGGAGCGATTCCTTTGATCGAAAAAGGAATCGTCAACGGACTGAAGAAAAAGAAACACCCGGGAAAAGTGGTGAGCGGGTTCGTTATGGGAACCAAAAGATTGTACGACTTTATCGACGATAACCCCGAAGTTCTGTTATTGGATATAGCTTACGTTAACGATACCTCCGTGATCCGAAAGAACCCGAAAGTCACCGCAATCAATTCCGCAATCGAAGTGGATCTTACCGGACAGATTTGCGCGGACTCCATAGGCACACGCCAATTTTCGGGAGTGGGAGGACAAATGGATTTTATCCGCGGTGCTTCCTTGTCCGAAGGAGGAAAACCGATCATCGCGCTCCCCTCCACCACTTCCAAAGGAGAATCCAGAATCGTGGCCATGTTAAAACCGGGAGCAAGCATCACGACCACACGAGCACATGTTCATTACATCGTTACCGAATACGGAGTGGCGGATTTGTACGGAAAAAACCTACGCCAGAGGGCGAACGAACTCATTCGGATCTCTCATCCGAATCATAGGGAAACATTGGAACGTTTGGCGGCGGAAAGATTCAAAGGGTTCTAA
- a CDS encoding patatin-like phospholipase family protein codes for MKRALILSGGGARGAYQAGVLKYLEEIGYKPDIVCGTSVGAITASAIGCGLDARQIVELWKSIEVQKVMKYSVWNDFLDLIFRRFSPLADTTPLKHLLYSHLDFRKLRKNPVQVIITAVNILTAELVFFRNKDIDIEHVMASSAIPLIFPWQYVDGKPHWDGGIMANTPILPAVERGATDIVVVLLSPVGGVNMPLPRSRREGLERVFELSLIGSFQTVMSNLQYERKKRRRSPKGFFREAIYSFAEKENPEIRIRVIGPRTSLGFGSILNFSQVQADYLISRGYEDAKVQYGED; via the coding sequence ATGAAGCGTGCTTTGATTTTATCCGGTGGCGGGGCTCGAGGAGCTTACCAGGCAGGTGTCTTAAAATATCTGGAAGAAATCGGATACAAGCCCGACATCGTCTGCGGTACTTCCGTGGGAGCGATTACCGCTTCGGCCATCGGCTGCGGGCTGGATGCGAGGCAGATCGTAGAACTTTGGAAATCCATAGAAGTTCAAAAAGTCATGAAGTATTCCGTCTGGAACGATTTTCTGGATCTGATCTTCCGAAGATTTTCTCCCTTGGCGGATACGACTCCTCTGAAACACCTGCTCTACTCCCATCTAGATTTTCGTAAGCTTCGCAAAAATCCGGTCCAGGTCATCATTACCGCCGTGAATATCCTGACGGCGGAATTGGTATTTTTTCGGAATAAGGACATAGATATCGAACACGTAATGGCATCCTCCGCGATTCCGTTGATTTTTCCCTGGCAGTACGTGGACGGAAAACCTCACTGGGACGGGGGAATCATGGCCAACACTCCCATCTTGCCTGCGGTGGAACGAGGAGCTACGGATATCGTGGTCGTCCTTCTTTCCCCGGTGGGAGGAGTGAATATGCCTCTCCCAAGGAGTCGAAGGGAAGGCCTGGAACGGGTATTCGAACTTTCCCTCATCGGTTCCTTTCAGACGGTGATGTCCAATCTGCAATACGAAAGGAAGAAAAGAAGAAGGTCCCCCAAAGGGTTCTTTCGCGAAGCGATTTACTCTTTTGCGGAAAAGGAAAACCCCGAGATTCGGATTCGAGTCATCGGCCCTAGAACCTCTCTCGGCTTCGGGAGCATTCTGAATTTTTCCCAAGTCCAAGCGGATTATCTTATCAGCCGCGGTTATGAAGACGCCAAAGTCCAGTACGGAGAGGATTGA
- a CDS encoding MFS transporter: MESTATAPRNKVSLSEPFLIFLLASIQFTHIMDFMIMFPLQDYFLKQFAIDTGVFSFVLSSYSYAAAAAALLGANFIDRFNRKSAAIFLYSGFIIGTALCAVADSFYFLLAARIIAGTFGGMIGGIVLSIIGDVLPIERRGRAMGAVMGAFSVASVAGVPIGLWIAHAFSWNYTFGFVVVLSLPILLTAIVYLPSIPSKQAKTSALDFSQLVAVLSDRNHLKAIAFFMSVILGGFVVVTSIAVYMERNVGFSKQDVQLIYLIGGLCTFFSSRFIGIMADKYGKHKVFLNMVLVAIVPIIVLTHLPKVPLPLALLVTTSFMVLVSGRIIPAMALMTSAVRPELRGSFMSVSSGLQSVATGLGATIAGFVLVTQPDGSFARFDIVGYLAVGFNLIGLYLSRKVRIVS; the protein is encoded by the coding sequence ATGGAGTCAACTGCCACCGCCCCCCGTAATAAAGTCTCATTGAGCGAGCCATTTTTGATCTTTCTTTTGGCTAGCATCCAATTCACCCATATCATGGATTTCATGATCATGTTTCCGCTGCAGGATTATTTTCTAAAGCAGTTCGCGATCGATACGGGTGTGTTTTCTTTCGTTCTTTCTTCCTATTCCTATGCCGCTGCGGCAGCCGCCTTATTGGGGGCGAACTTTATAGATCGTTTCAATCGCAAGTCCGCGGCGATCTTTCTGTATTCCGGATTCATTATCGGAACGGCGCTTTGCGCGGTGGCGGATTCCTTTTATTTTCTGTTGGCAGCTCGTATCATCGCGGGAACCTTCGGCGGTATGATCGGCGGGATCGTGCTTTCCATCATCGGAGACGTACTTCCGATCGAAAGAAGGGGAAGAGCTATGGGTGCGGTGATGGGAGCTTTTTCCGTGGCTTCCGTCGCAGGGGTTCCCATCGGACTCTGGATCGCTCATGCCTTCTCCTGGAATTACACGTTCGGGTTCGTGGTCGTATTGAGTCTTCCGATCTTACTTACCGCCATCGTCTATCTGCCTAGTATCCCTTCGAAGCAAGCCAAAACCAGCGCTCTGGACTTTTCCCAATTGGTTGCGGTCCTTTCGGATCGGAACCACTTGAAAGCGATCGCGTTCTTTATGTCCGTGATCTTGGGCGGATTCGTGGTAGTTACCTCGATCGCAGTCTATATGGAAAGAAACGTGGGATTTTCCAAACAGGATGTCCAGTTGATCTATCTGATCGGAGGACTTTGCACGTTTTTCTCCTCTCGCTTTATCGGAATTATGGCGGACAAATACGGAAAGCATAAGGTTTTTCTAAATATGGTTCTCGTTGCGATCGTGCCCATCATCGTATTGACCCATTTGCCTAAGGTGCCTTTGCCTCTTGCTCTACTCGTGACGACTAGCTTTATGGTCTTGGTCTCTGGAAGAATCATTCCGGCGATGGCTTTGATGACCTCCGCAGTCCGACCGGAACTGAGGGGAAGTTTTATGTCCGTCAGCTCCGGACTCCAGAGTGTTGCCACCGGTTTGGGAGCTACGATCGCAGGCTTTGTTCTGGTGACCCAGCCCGACGGGTCTTTTGCGCGCTTCGATATCGTCGGCTATCTTGCAGTGGGGTTCAACCTGATCGGTTTGTATCTTTCCCGTAAAGTACGGATCGTTTCCTAA
- a CDS encoding sodium:solute symporter family protein — MLGFFVVFYILITILVGAFASKFVRSSTDYVLAGRRLPLFLASSALFATWFGSETLMGASSKFVDGGILSVIEDPFGAALCLFLVGFVFARPLYRMNILTFGDLYRNRFGRKVEFLSSLFMIPSYFGWIAAQLVAMGIVLNSLFDFEIYVGILIAAVVVLVYTYVGGMWAISITDFAQTILIVLGLSVLVWDLMEKAGGIQTLTSDSRPGFFDFLPPPKLDAVLAYIAAWITIGLGSVPQQDIFQRVMSSKSEKVAVYSSYLGALMYLTVAFLPLLAGYFARKVYPDIAVGDNQMILPQVVLTHSGLLIQILFFGAVLSAILSTASGAILAPATVLGENLIRPFMKDPNEALLLRTLRLSVLSVTAVSTGMALSETNIYQLVADSSSISLVSLFVPLVAALFWKRSNATGAIFAMFWGTIAWISFKLFGPDWLPASLPGLAISFLGQWTGVYFPISRLESPKDP; from the coding sequence TTGCTGGGTTTTTTCGTAGTCTTTTATATTCTGATCACGATCCTTGTGGGGGCGTTCGCCTCCAAATTCGTTCGGAGCTCCACGGACTACGTTCTTGCGGGAAGAAGGCTTCCGCTTTTTCTCGCGTCTTCCGCGTTATTCGCCACTTGGTTCGGGTCCGAAACGTTGATGGGGGCTTCCTCTAAATTCGTGGACGGAGGGATTCTCTCCGTAATCGAAGATCCTTTCGGTGCGGCTCTTTGTCTTTTCCTGGTCGGATTCGTTTTTGCAAGACCGTTGTATCGGATGAATATCCTTACGTTCGGAGATTTGTATCGGAACAGGTTCGGTAGGAAGGTGGAATTTCTTTCTTCCCTTTTTATGATTCCCTCTTACTTCGGATGGATCGCCGCACAATTGGTGGCTATGGGGATCGTGTTGAATTCCTTGTTCGACTTCGAAATATATGTCGGGATTCTGATCGCCGCGGTCGTAGTGCTCGTCTATACGTATGTGGGAGGGATGTGGGCGATTTCGATTACCGATTTTGCGCAGACGATCCTCATCGTATTGGGTTTGAGCGTTTTGGTTTGGGACCTGATGGAAAAGGCGGGAGGGATTCAAACCCTGACTTCCGATTCTAGGCCAGGCTTCTTCGATTTTCTTCCTCCTCCGAAATTGGACGCCGTGTTGGCCTATATAGCGGCGTGGATCACGATCGGGTTAGGTTCCGTTCCGCAGCAGGATATCTTTCAGAGAGTGATGTCTTCCAAATCCGAAAAGGTGGCGGTGTATTCCTCTTACTTAGGTGCTTTGATGTATCTGACCGTGGCATTTCTGCCTTTGTTGGCCGGATATTTCGCAAGGAAAGTCTATCCCGATATCGCGGTAGGCGACAATCAGATGATCCTGCCTCAGGTAGTGCTGACCCATTCCGGTCTTCTGATTCAGATTCTTTTTTTCGGAGCCGTACTCTCCGCCATCCTAAGTACCGCCTCCGGCGCCATCCTGGCTCCGGCGACCGTACTGGGGGAAAATCTGATCCGTCCTTTTATGAAAGATCCGAACGAGGCTCTCTTGCTGCGGACTCTACGTTTGTCCGTATTATCCGTTACCGCTGTCTCTACGGGAATGGCGTTAAGCGAAACGAATATCTATCAATTAGTCGCCGATTCCTCGTCCATCAGTTTGGTTTCTCTCTTCGTCCCTCTTGTGGCCGCCCTTTTTTGGAAAAGATCCAATGCGACCGGAGCGATCTTCGCGATGTTTTGGGGAACGATTGCCTGGATCAGTTTTAAACTTTTCGGACCGGACTGGCTTCCGGCTTCTCTTCCCGGATTAGCGATCAGTTTTTTAGGACAATGGACGGGGGTTTATTTTCCGATTTCCCGGTTAGAATCCCCGAAAGATCCTTAA
- a CDS encoding trifunctional serine/threonine-protein kinase/ATP-binding protein/SpoIIE family protein phosphatase, with amino-acid sequence MVHAKSEKIPYELGEEIFEDSVSIAYRGFLGAERNPKIIRVQKAEGREASAFYFVNEFELGKLVSSSGILRPESMLDVSETMCLVYENLPYGLLAERLKSGLFVEMEEFLEMAISFSENLLQLHTVGIVHNQISPNAFFYDESSRLSKLAWLSGGSFLLSDKGGYVPQRYTLDLLAYCSPENTGRLNRAVDSRSDGYALGALFYEILSGTPPFRSSDPLELIHYHIARSPVPLTKLRKDIPQAVSDVVGKLLSKMPEERYQSLESLVFDLKGIRDSLHSRRRLSQFIPGVYEERIGFRDSGRVYDREQERKIFESALVETTRGKREILFVQGKSGTGKTTFVENAVSYLDIYSVHFIRGKFEEDKQDIPYFAFRQIMSDLLRTVLERKEEEIVRLKTYIKETLGESFEILAHLLPELVDLLSIGQKRKERKKARDEKTLFAVALRFLSLCFDRRNPGIILLDDLQWADSASQALIEYFLQNEEWEGILFVLTNRLGEGEFSDPKARQIAPSLRIREIVLSPLSRESVRKYVQDSLYIEAEDANRLVDVLISKTDGNPLFLHQFLRSLFQDSCLTFHTSTGKYVPEWERIVHRTVTENVLDLVFERILKLPEETALVLRVGACIGARFDLRVLYDYFKDTPNLLVRGIRESVREGILLYQEAGTMLFPALQYITQGKIEDSGLLSSLSEVRFRFSHDRMSQGISDATDPVERRKIHKRLALILIEKQKQNGTSSLVLEIASHLVRSQELQEDEENSEDFFRYMVLAGNASKAAAAYESAYSIFSLLSSHLKKRHWNSERKTAFGIMKSLAESAYYLFKKEEAERIVQELLNQTENAIEKAEIYLMQLEVMNVYNDLEAAYRIGVDALECLGIRFREKPGVLDLSWEFLKMMVYSRGRSPEKLVEAKENKNPHKVEAVNIIVNLLNYGKHMDETVMAYLYLKLINLTLKEGNSPPSFFGYAGFGSVILAGTGNFKLSLRYWQLAEAVLERFGADHLYGRYIFGRTILLDYFRHPFRSIVDFAEEAYQKCLQYGDYLWAGFALVSQNMYQLYSSETSQSYREKIRENADRGSKLNYDILNIFFHTSESYLDGLEGQSVETIKFKGSILGYPDFESGVLDVTGNGTANSWYSTLIGSSAYLAQNYSEAERILEKYKDDVEKSRILFLYSEFRFYKSLLLIRMSEKGRNLTLRERFFVRNSRFLFTRWEKIYPSAFLTYSAVLKAEIAEYKGKSDLANFYFESAIHELEVESSDLRKAIVFEHAARWNIKQDRIVYGKFLLQNSIRFYGYWGAKILADRLREEFEELLRTSDGGKRSAGRILSDSTLTSYNLDMRTVLKASQSISGVIELNELLRQLVRTIMENAAATRGFLVLPVGKELYLRAGSDIEEPGFLPKSIGLDEAGHLLPTEVIYFCFRSGQKILLADASKDPLYSVNSYVRRSKPKSLLCMPITKQGRTLCVLYLENRLTSGIFDQHRLEILEILSAQAAISLENAKLYEEITSMNSELEKKVAERTEELEQSLEIIRKDMIYSKRIQRSILPEHFTIPRLRYSVNYHPMDEVGGDFYDLSKVKEGKYRFFLADATGHGVQAALVTMAIKGEYENLKFKFDDPGQLLSELNNAILMKYKTLYFTAVLADLDLSEMKMRYASAGHVSQYLIHDSEASELSKTGAILGFMKDYPYKTEGMPLHSGDRLYLFSDGVFEEFDVDKVEYGESRFLDSVKSTRHFEPQQQAEKIIHSLHEFLDGESVQDDITLIVLAVE; translated from the coding sequence GTGGAGATGGAGGAATTTCTCGAAATGGCGATCTCCTTTTCGGAGAACCTGCTCCAGTTGCATACGGTTGGGATCGTTCATAATCAGATTTCTCCGAACGCTTTTTTTTACGACGAATCCTCGCGCCTTTCTAAACTGGCTTGGTTGAGCGGCGGCTCTTTTCTTCTCTCGGACAAAGGAGGATACGTTCCTCAAAGATACACTTTGGATCTTCTGGCGTACTGTTCGCCGGAAAATACGGGCAGATTGAACCGGGCCGTGGATTCCCGTTCCGACGGATACGCCTTAGGAGCTCTCTTTTACGAAATCCTTTCCGGAACTCCTCCGTTCCGATCGAGCGATCCGTTGGAACTTATCCATTATCATATCGCCAGGTCGCCCGTTCCGCTTACGAAGTTGCGGAAGGATATACCCCAGGCGGTATCGGATGTCGTAGGTAAATTGCTTTCGAAAATGCCGGAGGAAAGATACCAATCCCTGGAGAGTCTCGTCTTCGATCTGAAAGGGATCCGGGATTCGTTGCATTCCAGGCGGAGACTTTCCCAATTCATACCCGGAGTTTACGAAGAAAGGATCGGATTCCGCGACTCCGGAAGAGTTTACGATCGCGAACAGGAGAGGAAGATTTTCGAATCGGCACTCGTCGAGACGACTCGCGGAAAACGGGAGATTTTGTTCGTTCAAGGTAAGTCCGGCACGGGAAAGACGACCTTTGTCGAAAACGCGGTGTCCTATCTGGACATATACTCGGTACATTTCATCAGGGGGAAGTTCGAAGAGGATAAACAGGACATTCCCTATTTCGCATTCCGTCAGATTATGAGCGATCTTCTCAGAACCGTTCTGGAAAGAAAGGAAGAGGAAATCGTAAGGTTAAAAACCTATATTAAGGAAACGTTAGGTGAAAGTTTCGAGATCCTCGCACATTTATTACCCGAGCTCGTGGATCTTTTGTCGATCGGGCAAAAACGAAAGGAGCGTAAAAAAGCCAGGGACGAAAAAACCTTATTCGCGGTAGCCCTGCGTTTCTTGAGTCTTTGCTTCGACCGGAGAAATCCAGGTATCATCCTGTTAGATGATTTGCAATGGGCGGATTCCGCCTCCCAAGCTTTGATCGAATATTTTTTACAGAACGAAGAGTGGGAAGGGATCTTATTCGTTTTGACCAACAGATTGGGAGAGGGGGAATTTTCCGATCCTAAGGCCAGGCAGATCGCGCCCAGTCTGAGGATACGGGAAATCGTACTTTCTCCCCTGAGTAGAGAAAGCGTCCGTAAATACGTCCAGGATAGTCTTTACATAGAGGCGGAAGATGCGAATCGATTGGTGGACGTTCTCATATCGAAGACGGACGGAAACCCGCTGTTTTTGCACCAATTCTTGAGGTCTCTGTTCCAAGACTCCTGTCTGACGTTCCATACTTCCACGGGCAAATATGTTCCGGAATGGGAGCGTATCGTGCATCGTACGGTCACGGAGAACGTTCTTGATCTCGTATTCGAGAGAATTTTAAAACTTCCCGAGGAGACCGCCCTGGTTTTGAGAGTCGGGGCTTGTATCGGAGCGAGGTTCGATCTCAGAGTACTTTACGATTATTTTAAGGATACCCCGAATCTTCTCGTAAGAGGGATCCGAGAAAGCGTTCGAGAAGGGATCCTGTTGTACCAGGAGGCGGGGACCATGCTCTTTCCCGCTTTGCAATACATCACGCAGGGGAAAATCGAGGATTCCGGACTACTTTCCTCCTTATCGGAGGTTCGGTTCCGTTTTTCCCACGACAGAATGAGCCAAGGAATCTCGGATGCCACGGATCCGGTCGAACGCAGGAAAATCCATAAGCGTCTGGCTCTGATACTCATAGAAAAACAAAAACAGAACGGGACCTCCTCCTTGGTCCTAGAAATCGCGAGTCATTTGGTCCGCTCCCAAGAACTGCAAGAAGACGAGGAAAATAGCGAGGATTTTTTCCGTTATATGGTACTCGCCGGAAACGCTTCCAAAGCGGCAGCCGCTTATGAATCCGCATATTCGATTTTCAGTCTTCTTTCCTCGCATCTGAAAAAAAGACATTGGAATTCCGAGAGAAAGACAGCTTTCGGAATCATGAAGTCTCTGGCAGAATCCGCCTATTATCTTTTTAAGAAAGAGGAAGCGGAGCGGATCGTTCAGGAATTATTGAACCAGACGGAGAATGCGATCGAAAAGGCGGAGATCTACCTCATGCAGTTGGAGGTGATGAACGTATATAACGATTTGGAAGCCGCTTATCGTATCGGGGTCGATGCATTGGAATGCTTAGGAATCCGATTCAGGGAAAAACCGGGAGTTTTGGATCTGTCTTGGGAATTCCTAAAGATGATGGTTTATTCCAGAGGTAGAAGTCCGGAGAAGTTGGTCGAAGCGAAGGAAAACAAGAATCCGCATAAGGTGGAGGCGGTCAACATCATAGTCAACCTGCTGAATTACGGAAAGCACATGGACGAGACCGTAATGGCGTATCTTTATCTGAAATTGATCAATCTCACTTTAAAGGAAGGAAATTCTCCTCCTAGCTTTTTCGGATACGCGGGTTTCGGTTCCGTGATTCTCGCCGGAACGGGGAACTTTAAACTTTCGCTCCGTTATTGGCAATTGGCCGAAGCCGTTTTGGAACGTTTCGGTGCGGATCACCTTTACGGGAGATATATATTCGGCCGAACGATTCTTCTGGATTACTTCAGGCATCCTTTCCGATCGATCGTCGATTTTGCGGAGGAAGCCTATCAAAAATGCCTACAGTACGGGGACTATCTGTGGGCCGGTTTTGCTTTGGTTTCCCAGAATATGTACCAGTTGTATTCCTCCGAAACGTCCCAATCTTATCGGGAAAAGATACGGGAAAATGCCGATAGGGGATCGAAACTAAATTATGATATTCTAAATATTTTCTTCCATACCTCGGAATCTTATCTCGACGGATTGGAAGGGCAATCGGTAGAGACGATCAAATTCAAGGGTTCGATTCTGGGTTATCCGGATTTCGAATCCGGAGTTCTGGACGTAACCGGCAATGGAACCGCGAATTCCTGGTATTCGACTTTGATAGGATCGTCGGCATACTTGGCTCAGAATTACAGCGAGGCGGAGAGGATTCTGGAGAAATACAAGGATGATGTGGAAAAGTCCAGAATTCTTTTCTTATATTCCGAATTCAGATTTTACAAGTCTTTGCTTCTGATCCGGATGTCCGAAAAGGGAAGGAATCTGACTCTGAGAGAAAGATTTTTCGTTAGAAATTCCCGTTTCCTGTTCACGAGATGGGAAAAGATCTATCCTTCCGCTTTCCTTACGTATTCCGCGGTATTGAAGGCGGAAATCGCCGAATACAAGGGCAAGTCGGATCTTGCGAATTTTTATTTCGAATCTGCGATCCATGAATTGGAAGTCGAATCCAGCGACCTAAGAAAAGCGATCGTATTCGAGCATGCCGCGCGGTGGAATATAAAACAGGACCGTATCGTTTACGGGAAGTTTCTGCTTCAAAATTCGATCCGATTCTACGGATACTGGGGAGCCAAGATACTCGCAGATCGACTGCGGGAGGAATTCGAGGAATTGTTACGGACTTCCGACGGAGGAAAACGTTCCGCAGGAAGGATTCTTTCGGACTCTACGCTTACTTCTTATAACTTGGATATGCGCACGGTATTGAAGGCTTCGCAGAGTATTTCCGGCGTGATCGAACTGAACGAACTTCTGAGACAGTTGGTGCGTACGATCATGGAAAACGCCGCAGCGACCAGAGGTTTCCTGGTTTTGCCTGTCGGAAAAGAACTCTATCTACGAGCGGGATCGGACATAGAAGAGCCAGGATTTTTGCCGAAGTCGATCGGTTTGGACGAAGCCGGACACTTACTTCCGACCGAAGTGATCTACTTTTGTTTCCGTTCCGGGCAGAAAATCCTTTTGGCGGACGCGTCCAAGGATCCGTTATATTCCGTAAATTCCTATGTTCGCAGGAGTAAGCCGAAATCGCTTCTATGTATGCCGATCACGAAACAGGGACGCACTCTTTGCGTGTTGTATTTGGAAAACAGACTTACTTCCGGAATTTTCGACCAACATCGTTTGGAAATTTTGGAGATCCTTTCCGCGCAGGCCGCAATTTCCCTAGAGAACGCAAAACTGTACGAAGAAATCACTTCCATGAATTCGGAATTGGAAAAGAAGGTCGCCGAACGCACGGAAGAATTGGAGCAATCCCTGGAGATCATTCGAAAGGATATGATCTATTCCAAACGGATCCAGCGGAGTATTCTTCCGGAGCATTTTACTATTCCCCGATTGAGGTATTCCGTGAATTATCATCCCATGGACGAGGTGGGAGGGGATTTCTACGATCTATCCAAGGTAAAGGAAGGTAAATATAGGTTTTTTCTGGCGGACGCGACCGGTCACGGGGTCCAGGCGGCGCTCGTAACCATGGCTATAAAAGGGGAATACGAGAACTTGAAATTCAAATTCGACGACCCAGGGCAATTGTTATCCGAATTAAATAATGCAATTTTAATGAAATATAAAACCCTTTACTTTACCGCCGTACTCGCCGACCTGGATCTGAGCGAAATGAAAATGCGATACGCCTCCGCCGGCCATGTTTCCCAATACCTGATACACGACAGCGAAGCAAGCGAACTCTCCAAAACCGGCGCAATTCTGGGTTTTATGAAGGATTATCCGTATAAGACCGAAGGGATGCCGCTTCATTCCGGGGATCGTCTTTATTTATTTTCCGACGGAGTCTTCGAGGAGTTCGACGTGGATAAGGTCGAATACGGCGAGAGCCGGTTTTTGGATTCCGTTAAGTCGACAAGGCATTTCGAACCGCAACAGCAAGCCGAGAAGATCATTCATTCGTTGCACGAATTTCTAGACGGGGAGTCCGTCCAGGACGATATTACTTTGATCGTTCTCGCCGTAGAATGA